From a single Bremerella cremea genomic region:
- a CDS encoding ABC transporter ATP-binding protein, translating to MISPRAVSIENVSHFYGKRQALADVSLSIDPGEIFVFLGPNGGGKSTLFRLLSTLMPLRHGSISVYGRTVTAHQHEVRQQIGVVFQMPSLDKKLTVRENIAQQAALYGVTGPTLQQRTTLLLDKLELTDRQNDITEDLSGGLRRRVELAKGMLHSPKVLLLDEPSTGLDPAARQAMWRYLEFLRTDHGVTVVLTSHLLDEAEKADRIAILDQGRLVALDTPDALKDRIGGDTITIRTRQPQQLIEKLQTELHLAATEVSDFVRLETEDGPGTIRTIMHTASDLVDAITLAKPSLEDVFIAMTGRQFTEEVTL from the coding sequence ATGATTTCACCTCGAGCCGTTTCCATCGAGAACGTTTCCCACTTTTACGGAAAGCGTCAAGCGCTCGCGGATGTTTCCCTGTCGATCGATCCAGGCGAAATCTTCGTTTTCCTTGGGCCCAACGGTGGTGGCAAGTCCACCTTATTTCGCCTGCTCTCCACCCTCATGCCGCTACGTCACGGTTCGATCAGTGTTTACGGTCGTACCGTGACAGCCCATCAGCACGAGGTCCGTCAGCAAATCGGGGTCGTCTTTCAGATGCCGAGCCTCGACAAGAAGCTCACCGTGCGAGAGAACATCGCCCAGCAAGCGGCTCTCTACGGCGTAACAGGGCCAACGCTGCAGCAACGCACGACACTGCTGCTCGACAAGCTGGAACTGACTGATCGCCAAAACGACATTACCGAAGATCTCTCTGGCGGGCTCCGCCGCCGCGTCGAACTGGCCAAAGGGATGTTGCATTCGCCCAAGGTTCTGCTGCTCGACGAACCAAGCACCGGGCTCGATCCGGCGGCTCGCCAAGCGATGTGGCGTTACCTTGAATTCCTGCGAACCGATCACGGCGTCACCGTCGTCCTGACTTCGCATTTGTTGGACGAAGCCGAGAAAGCGGATCGAATTGCAATCCTCGACCAAGGACGTCTGGTCGCTCTCGATACGCCAGACGCTTTAAAAGATCGAATCGGTGGCGACACAATCACCATTCGCACACGGCAACCCCAGCAGCTTATCGAGAAACTGCAAACCGAACTCCATCTTGCAGCCACCGAGGTCAGTGACTTCGTCCGGCTGGAAACCGAAGACGGGCCTGGCACTATCCGTACGATCATGCACACGGCAAGCGACTTGGTC
- a CDS encoding cytochrome C oxidase subunit IV family protein, which yields MSDSSQVPPHGEPLPDAHLENDETLHATSGNGKYWAVFVALCVLTLCSFLTYFQWWDTAIPPKVSMAFMMAVSCGKALLVMLFFMHLLWEANWKWVLTIPASMMAIFLMCMLIPDIGLRTEKYSEVRWYHAPVPHVDPVETVAADAPSANH from the coding sequence ATGAGTGATTCCAGCCAAGTGCCACCCCATGGCGAGCCTCTCCCGGATGCCCATCTGGAGAACGACGAGACGCTGCACGCGACTAGCGGCAACGGTAAGTACTGGGCCGTTTTTGTCGCCCTCTGCGTGCTGACGCTTTGTTCGTTTTTGACCTACTTCCAGTGGTGGGATACCGCCATTCCACCCAAGGTCAGCATGGCTTTCATGATGGCTGTTTCGTGCGGCAAGGCCCTATTGGTCATGTTGTTCTTCATGCACCTTTTGTGGGAAGCCAACTGGAAATGGGTCCTGACGATCCCAGCATCGATGATGGCGATCTTCCTGATGTGCATGTTGATTCCCGATATCGGCTTGCGAACTGAAAAATACTCGGAAGTGCGTTGGTATCACGCTCCAGTGCCGCATGTCGATCCGGTAGAAACCGTCGCTGCGGATGCCCCCAGCGCGAACCATTAA